Proteins encoded together in one Bos indicus isolate NIAB-ARS_2022 breed Sahiwal x Tharparkar chromosome 3, NIAB-ARS_B.indTharparkar_mat_pri_1.0, whole genome shotgun sequence window:
- the HPDL gene encoding 4-hydroxyphenylpyruvate dioxygenase-like protein, with translation MAAPVRRLCHIAFHVPAGLPLARDLQRLFGFQPLAVREADGWRQLALRSGDAVFLVNEGAGPGEPLYGLDPHHGIPSATNLCFDVADAGAAARGLAALGCSVPVPPVSVRDEQGAATYAVVSSPAGNLSLTLLERTGFGGPFLPGFSPVPSTPGPGWFSHVDHLTLACNPSSSPKLLHWFHDCLGFHHLPLSPGEDPELGLEVAAGSGLGGLRLTALQGPVGSAVPTLVLAESLPRATSGQDQVEQFLARNRGPGLQHVGLYTPSIKEATEGVAGAGGQLLTPPKAYYQQPGKEEQILAAGQEPNLLARQGVLLDGDRGKFLLQVFTKSLFAEDTFFLELIQRQGATGFGQGNIRALWQSVQEQAARVQEACKGPKLDAAGCPGALESSA, from the coding sequence ATGGCCGCGCCCGTCCGCCGTCTGTGTCATATCGCCTTCCACGTGCCGGCGGGGCTACCCCTCGCCCGGGATCTGCAGCGCCTCTTTGGCTTTCAGCCTTTGGCAGTACGGGAAGCAGACGGCTGGAGGCAACTGGCTCTGCGCAGCGGCGACGCTGTCTTTTTGGTGAATGAGGGCGCGGGGCCCGGAGAGCCACTGTATGGCCTGGACCCGCATCATGGGATACCCAGCGCCACAAACCTGTGCTTCGACGTGGCCGACGCAGGCGCTGCCGCCCGGGGGCTGGCAGCGCTGGGCTGCAGCGTGCCGGTGCCCCCTGTCAGCGTGCGAGATGAGCAGGGCGCTGCCACCTATGCCGTGGTAAGCTCGCCGGCAGGCAACCTCAGCCTGACTCTGCTGGAGCGCACTGGTTTCGGTGGGCCCTTCCTGCCTGGCTTTAGCCCTGTGCCCTCCACACCCGGCCCGGGCTGGTTCAGCCACGTCGATCACCTGACCTTGGCCTGCAACCCCAGCAGCTCCCCAAAACTGCTGCACTGGTTCCACGACTGTCTAGGCTTTCACCACCTGCCACTGAGCCCAGGTGAGGATccagagctggggctggaggtggCAGCAGGGTCTGGGCTTGGCGGGCTGAGGCTCACCGCCCTGCAGGGCCCTGTCGGCAGCGCTGTCCCCACCCTTGTGCTGGCAGAGTCCCTGCCAAGGGCCACCAGCGGACAGGACCAGGTGGAGCAGTTTCTGGCCCGGAACAGGGGACCtggattgcagcatgtggggCTGTACACACCCAGTATCAAGGAAGCCACTGAAGgggtggcaggggctgggggtcagCTTCTGACTCCTCCTAAGGCCTACTACCAGCAGCCAGGCAAGGAGGAGCAGATCCTGGCTGCAGGGCAGGAGCCTAACCTGCTGGCCCGACAGGGGGTATTGCTAGATGGTGACAGAGGCAAGTTTCTGCTTCAGGTCTTCACCAAGTCCCTGTTTGCGGAGGACACTTTCTTCCTGGAGCTGATCCAGAGACAGGGGGCCACTGGCTTTGGCCAAGGCAACATTCGGGCCCTGTGGCAGTCTGTGCAGGAGCAAGCTGCCAGGGTCCAAGAAGCCTGCAAAGGGCCCAAGCTGGATGCAGCCGGCTGTCCCGGAGCATTGGAAAGTTCGGCATAG
- the LOC109556365 gene encoding small ribosomal subunit protein eS27-like, with the protein MPLARDLLHPSLDEEKKKHKKKRLVQSPNSYFMDVKCPGCYKITTVFSHAQTVVLCVGCSTVLCQPTGGKARLTEGCSFRRKQH; encoded by the coding sequence ATGCCTTTAGCTAGAGATTTACTGCATCCTTCCTTGGacgaggaaaagaaaaaacataaaaagaaacggCTGGTTCAAAGTCCAAATTCTTACTTCATGGATGTAAAATGTCCAGGGTGCTACAAGATTACCACGGTCTTCAGCCATGCTCAGACAGTAGTGCTTTGCGTAGGCTGTTCAACAGTGCTGTGCCAGCCAACAGGAGGAAAGGCCAGACTCACAGAAGGCTGTTCATTTAGAAGGAAGCAACACTAA